One part of the Parasphingorhabdus sp. SCSIO 66989 genome encodes these proteins:
- a CDS encoding histidine triad nucleotide-binding protein: protein MPIDATQPYDDDNIFAKILRGEIPNKTVYEDDFALAFHDINPQAPTHVLVIPKGRYVSWDDFSAKAEAEEIAGFVRAVGHVARTMGLVEPGYRLLANIGGHGHQEVPHLHVHLFGGRPLGPMLMSV from the coding sequence ATGCCTATCGACGCGACCCAGCCTTATGATGATGACAATATCTTCGCCAAAATTCTGCGCGGGGAAATCCCCAACAAGACGGTCTATGAAGATGATTTCGCGCTCGCCTTTCATGACATCAACCCACAGGCGCCGACACATGTGCTGGTAATCCCCAAGGGTCGTTATGTGAGCTGGGATGATTTCTCGGCCAAGGCGGAAGCCGAAGAGATTGCCGGATTTGTACGCGCCGTCGGCCATGTTGCGCGTACCATGGGACTGGTTGAGCCGGGCTATCGCCTGCTCGCCAATATTGGCGGCCATGGCCATCAGGAAGTGCCGCATCTGCACGTGCATCTCTTCGGCGGTCGGCCATTGGGGCCGATGCTGATGTCGGTGTAG
- the hisF gene encoding imidazole glycerol phosphate synthase subunit HisF, translating to MTVRTRVIPCLDVANGRVVKGVNFVDLQDAGDPVEQAQAYDAAGADELCFLDITASHENRDTILDVVRRTAEVCFMPLTVGGGVRGVEDARALLLAGADKVAINSAAVARPEVIAEIAERFGSQCVVASIDARARGNDEGWEIYTHGGRRATGVDAMEHARRVVELGAGELLVTSMNRDGTRDGFDLHLTRTIVDQVTVPVVASGGVGNLQHLVEGVTKGGASAVLAASIFHFGEYSIAEAHEALRAAGLAARR from the coding sequence ATGACCGTCCGAACTCGCGTTATTCCCTGTCTCGATGTCGCCAATGGCCGCGTCGTCAAAGGTGTGAACTTTGTCGACTTGCAGGATGCCGGTGATCCGGTAGAGCAGGCACAGGCCTATGATGCGGCGGGCGCGGATGAGCTGTGCTTTCTCGATATCACCGCCAGCCATGAGAACCGCGATACCATTCTCGATGTCGTGCGCCGCACTGCGGAAGTGTGCTTTATGCCGCTGACCGTGGGCGGTGGGGTGCGCGGGGTGGAGGATGCGCGGGCGCTGTTGCTGGCGGGCGCGGACAAGGTGGCGATCAACAGCGCGGCCGTGGCACGGCCCGAGGTCATCGCCGAGATCGCCGAGCGTTTCGGCAGCCAGTGCGTTGTCGCCTCGATTGATGCGCGCGCGCGGGGCAACGACGAGGGGTGGGAAATCTACACCCATGGCGGACGCCGCGCAACGGGTGTGGATGCGATGGAGCATGCACGGCGTGTGGTCGAACTGGGTGCGGGCGAATTGCTCGTTACCTCGATGAACCGCGATGGTACACGAGATGGCTTTGATCTGCACCTGACGCGCACCATTGTCGATCAGGTGACGGTTCCGGTTGTCGCCAGTGGCGGTGTCGGCAACCTACAGCATCTGGTTGAGGGCGTGACCAAGGGCGGTGCCAGCGCCGTGCTTGCGGCATCGATCTTCCACTTTGGCGAATATAGTATCGCCGAGGCCCATGAAGCGCTGAGAGCAGCCGGTTTGGCGGCACGTCGATAA
- the hisA gene encoding 1-(5-phosphoribosyl)-5-[(5-phosphoribosylamino)methylideneamino]imidazole-4-carboxamide isomerase: protein MIVFPAIDLKNGEVVRLAEGDMDRATVYGDNPAAQAMQFAEAGAQHLHVVDLDGAFAGEAVNAEAVKAILAEFPGYVQLGGGIRDRKAVDGWFDLGVARVVIGTASLKDPDFVRDMAREYENGIVVAVDARDGFVATEGWADVSDVPVADMARRFEDAGVASLLFTDVGRDGLLKGCNVQATVELARQSSIPVIASGGVKGLDDIHLLSLHAEDGIEGVITGRALYDGRLDLATAVKMANR from the coding sequence ATGATCGTCTTCCCTGCAATAGACCTCAAAAACGGCGAAGTTGTCCGTCTTGCAGAAGGCGATATGGACCGCGCCACCGTCTATGGCGACAACCCCGCAGCACAGGCGATGCAATTTGCTGAGGCTGGGGCGCAGCATCTGCATGTCGTCGATCTGGACGGCGCCTTTGCCGGCGAAGCGGTCAATGCCGAGGCGGTGAAAGCCATTCTCGCCGAGTTTCCCGGCTATGTGCAACTCGGCGGAGGCATCCGTGATCGCAAAGCCGTTGATGGCTGGTTTGATCTCGGCGTCGCTCGGGTGGTGATTGGTACCGCATCATTGAAAGATCCGGATTTTGTCCGCGACATGGCGCGCGAATATGAAAATGGTATTGTCGTCGCGGTCGATGCGCGCGACGGCTTTGTCGCGACCGAGGGCTGGGCCGATGTCTCCGATGTCCCGGTCGCCGATATGGCGCGGCGGTTCGAGGATGCCGGTGTCGCTTCGCTGTTGTTCACCGATGTCGGGCGCGATGGTCTGCTGAAAGGCTGCAATGTTCAGGCGACGGTCGAGCTAGCACGTCAGTCCTCAATTCCTGTTATCGCTAGCGGCGGGGTGAAGGGGCTCGACGATATCCATTTGCTCAGCCTGCACGCTGAGGATGGCATTGAAGGCGTTATTACCGGCCGCGCGCTCTATGACGGGCGGCTGGACCTCGCCACCGCTGTGAAGATGGCAAACCGGTGA
- a CDS encoding phosphoribosyl-ATP diphosphatase, with product MPPMLEQLENLIRERQEAGDPDASYVARLLHNGREKVAQKVGEEAVETVIAAMQDDQQAIIAESADLLFHLLILLVETGVSLADIEQELARREGVSGLTEKASRKD from the coding sequence ATGCCCCCTATGCTGGAGCAATTGGAAAATCTTATTCGGGAACGGCAAGAGGCAGGTGATCCTGACGCGTCCTATGTTGCGCGCTTGCTGCACAACGGACGCGAAAAGGTTGCGCAAAAAGTAGGTGAGGAGGCGGTGGAAACCGTGATCGCCGCGATGCAGGATGACCAGCAGGCGATCATTGCCGAAAGTGCCGATCTTCTGTTTCATCTGCTGATCTTGTTGGTGGAAACCGGAGTGAGCCTGGCTGATATTGAACAGGAACTCGCCCGCCGCGAAGGCGTTTCCGGCCTCACCGAAAAAGCATCCAGAAAGGACTGA
- the hisB gene encoding imidazoleglycerol-phosphate dehydratase HisB, with the protein MRKASIVRTTKETDIAVHLNLDGTGVYDISTGIGFLDHMVEQFSRHSLIDLEVKINGDLHVDQHHTTEDCALSIGQAISEALGDKAGIVRYGSAYSPMDETLSRVAVDISGRPYFIWNAAFSQPRLGEMDTELFEHWFHSVSQTAGLTLHIDLLRGQNNHHIIESIFKGFARAMRLAVERDPRKGDAIPSTKGTLSG; encoded by the coding sequence ATGAGAAAAGCGTCGATCGTCCGTACCACCAAGGAAACCGATATTGCCGTCCACCTCAATCTGGATGGCACCGGGGTGTATGATATCTCCACCGGGATCGGTTTTCTCGACCATATGGTGGAGCAGTTTTCACGCCACTCGCTGATTGACCTTGAGGTCAAAATCAACGGCGATCTGCATGTCGACCAGCATCACACCACCGAGGATTGTGCGCTCTCGATCGGCCAGGCGATCAGCGAGGCTTTGGGCGACAAGGCGGGCATTGTCCGCTATGGCAGTGCCTACTCGCCAATGGACGAGACGCTGAGCCGGGTGGCGGTGGACATTAGTGGCAGGCCATATTTTATCTGGAACGCAGCCTTTTCACAGCCGCGCCTGGGCGAAATGGACACGGAATTGTTTGAACATTGGTTCCATTCAGTGTCGCAAACCGCCGGATTGACGCTGCATATCGATTTGCTGCGTGGCCAGAATAACCATCATATTATCGAGAGCATCTTCAAGGGTTTCGCCCGCGCGATGCGGTTGGCGGTCGAACGCGATCCGCGCAAGGGTGATGCCATCCCCTCGACAAAGGGCACGTTAAGTGGCTGA
- a CDS encoding pentapeptide repeat-containing protein: MGDIWSATSPEDREFDGNVIDGSEIASVDELVTMLEAIAAPATIITGGDFSSWDFREAKLRRVCFYKTKLTGSNWQEVEARQIGFIEADLGGANMVGAEMPGVLFRNTGLVDTNSTGADFRHGQFDGGWFKAKIDGWRLDNAKLIGFRFACSITLEDGCPVYTGEPGISLARANLTDADLSTYGHYQTVKDALINNTRLSVSQFPEFAEASLIGVVRTRSFSDDILFSPEEMRAIAAASHTVTEADAPSFDCSKASTNVENQICGEYQSELRRKDRDMARLYKRARDARKVSRSSQRKWLRARNDCNFIEFLSDCLNESYDKRIGQLLGALGEQDWLERGEKRLFVDEDLPLPDTVQEAPYYPRLQRALAYESGAHLLLSRDAEGRYSIRGDAVRANGHMCSVGASGTILDAATGWYSVTLEDGSKQPIFRYDNGAIHIIGDGKPSYKRWPEAVNFVGCGARGSFGALVPVTLPENERQHIRNAIANPPN, encoded by the coding sequence ATGGGTGATATTTGGAGTGCAACTTCTCCCGAAGACCGCGAATTTGACGGCAATGTCATCGATGGCAGCGAAATTGCTTCCGTCGACGAATTGGTCACGATGCTGGAAGCGATTGCTGCGCCTGCCACCATCATCACAGGCGGCGATTTTTCCAGTTGGGATTTCCGCGAAGCAAAACTGCGCCGAGTGTGCTTTTACAAAACCAAACTGACAGGCAGCAATTGGCAGGAGGTAGAGGCGAGGCAGATCGGCTTTATCGAGGCTGATCTGGGTGGCGCCAATATGGTGGGTGCTGAGATGCCGGGGGTGTTGTTTCGCAATACCGGCCTTGTCGATACCAATTCCACCGGCGCAGATTTCCGCCATGGCCAGTTTGACGGCGGCTGGTTCAAGGCCAAGATTGATGGTTGGAGGCTGGACAATGCCAAGCTGATCGGTTTTCGTTTTGCGTGTAGTATCACGCTCGAAGATGGTTGCCCGGTCTATACTGGTGAACCCGGCATCTCGCTGGCAAGGGCTAATCTCACCGATGCTGATCTGTCGACCTACGGCCATTATCAGACAGTTAAGGATGCTCTGATCAACAATACGCGCCTGTCGGTCTCACAATTTCCCGAATTTGCCGAGGCTTCTCTGATCGGTGTGGTGCGGACTAGATCCTTTTCGGATGACATACTATTCTCGCCAGAAGAGATGCGCGCCATTGCCGCCGCATCTCACACTGTGACCGAAGCCGATGCGCCTTCCTTTGACTGCAGCAAAGCGAGCACCAATGTGGAAAACCAGATTTGCGGTGAGTATCAATCTGAATTGCGCCGCAAGGATCGTGATATGGCGCGTCTTTACAAACGTGCGCGGGACGCCCGGAAGGTCTCTAGATCGAGCCAGCGAAAATGGCTGCGTGCGCGCAATGACTGCAACTTTATCGAGTTTTTATCAGATTGCCTGAACGAGTCTTATGACAAACGTATCGGCCAGTTGCTCGGCGCGCTGGGTGAGCAGGACTGGCTGGAACGCGGCGAAAAGCGACTATTTGTGGATGAAGATCTACCACTACCGGATACGGTGCAGGAGGCGCCCTATTACCCCAGGCTGCAACGCGCCTTAGCCTATGAATCGGGTGCGCACCTGTTGCTGTCGCGCGATGCGGAAGGGCGCTATTCAATCAGAGGCGATGCGGTGCGCGCCAATGGCCATATGTGCAGTGTCGGTGCCTCCGGGACCATACTCGATGCGGCGACTGGCTGGTATAGTGTCACTTTGGAGGATGGTAGTAAGCAGCCGATATTTCGCTATGACAATGGCGCAATTCATATCATCGGTGATGGCAAGCCAAGCTATAAGCGTTGGCCTGAAGCCGTCAATTTTGTCGGCTGCGGTGCGCGCGGCTCATTTGGCGCGCTGGTGCCGGTAACGCTGCCCGAAAATGAGAGGCAGCATATCAGAAATGCTATCGCCAATCCGCCGAATTAG
- a CDS encoding SspB family protein — MSDDAPDSLIPYDEIVQDALRAVIGRVLRTIEDEGLPGEHHFYITFRTKAPGVDIPKHLTERFPEEMTIVLQNKFWDLHIDDELFSVGLSFNQIPASLTIPYAAVTAFVDPAVDFGLQFQVDDDASGEPEPHEEAENDHPEEDDAQDREDGSNVVTVDFGKKK, encoded by the coding sequence ATGAGTGACGACGCGCCCGACAGCCTGATTCCCTATGATGAAATCGTGCAGGATGCCCTGCGCGCGGTGATTGGCCGGGTGTTGCGGACGATTGAGGATGAGGGCCTTCCGGGCGAACATCATTTCTACATCACGTTCCGCACCAAGGCACCGGGCGTGGATATTCCCAAGCATTTGACCGAGCGTTTCCCCGAGGAAATGACCATCGTGCTGCAGAATAAATTCTGGGATCTGCATATTGATGACGAGCTGTTTTCCGTCGGTCTCAGCTTTAACCAGATACCCGCCAGCCTCACCATTCCCTATGCGGCGGTGACCGCTTTTGTCGATCCGGCGGTGGATTTTGGCCTGCAATTTCAGGTCGATGATGACGCATCGGGCGAGCCGGAACCGCATGAAGAGGCGGAGAATGATCATCCCGAAGAGGATGATGCACAGGATCGCGAGGATGGCTCCAATGTCGTCACCGTCGATTTCGGCAAGAAGAAATAG
- the gmk gene encoding guanylate kinase has translation MTEPADNAMTVDQDTLHRRGLLFILSSPSGAGKSTIARMLLEADASLQLSVSVTTRPPRPGEVDGKDYFFIGEERFEEMVKQDELLEWAHVFGYRYGTPKATVKQGLREGTDFLFDIDWQGTQQLYQRAEGDVVRVFILPPSIGQLHDRLRKRGTDSEEVIAKRMAEAQSEISHWDGYDYVVINDDVDGCFAKVREILHAERMRRARQTGLIDFVRDLMVADDSAS, from the coding sequence ATGACCGAACCAGCCGATAATGCCATGACCGTCGATCAGGATACGCTGCACCGTCGCGGCTTGCTTTTCATCCTGTCCTCACCTTCCGGAGCGGGGAAATCGACTATCGCGCGGATGCTGCTCGAGGCCGATGCCTCGCTGCAACTCTCGGTCTCGGTCACCACCCGCCCGCCACGCCCCGGCGAGGTGGATGGCAAAGACTATTTCTTTATCGGTGAAGAACGCTTTGAAGAGATGGTCAAGCAGGACGAGCTGCTCGAATGGGCGCATGTCTTCGGTTATCGCTATGGTACGCCCAAAGCAACTGTAAAACAGGGCCTTAGAGAAGGTACTGACTTCCTTTTCGATATTGACTGGCAAGGGACGCAACAGCTCTACCAACGCGCCGAAGGTGATGTTGTCCGGGTATTTATCCTGCCCCCTTCCATTGGCCAGTTGCATGACCGGCTGCGCAAACGCGGCACCGATAGCGAAGAGGTGATCGCCAAGCGCATGGCCGAAGCGCAAAGCGAAATCAGCCATTGGGACGGCTATGATTATGTCGTCATCAATGATGATGTGGACGGCTGCTTCGCCAAGGTGCGCGAGATATTACACGCCGAACGCATGCGCCGCGCGCGCCAGACCGGCCTGATTGATTTTGTTCGCGACCTGATGGTGGCGGACGACAGCGCCAGCTAG
- the dinB gene encoding DNA polymerase IV, giving the protein MDEMKATSDDPAAAPLRKIIHVDMDAFFASVEQRDHPELRGKPVAVGGSARRGVVAAASYEARKFGVKSAMPSVTAARRCPDLIFVKHRFDVYREVSQQIRAIFHQHTDLVEPLSLDEAYLDVTEDKQGIGSATLIAESIRASIREETQLTASAGVSYNKFIAKIASDQNKPDGLCVIRPEQGPDFVASLPVRRFHGVGPRTAEKMARLGIETGADLRARPREWMQEHFGKFANYLYGAARGIDHRPVQPNRIRKSIGGERTYGEDIIADDAMREALNHIVDIVWERIEKNEARGRTVTLKVKYADFHQITRAHSLDRWVEGKAEFAEIGHVLLEALLPVEQGVRLLGLTLSALDLGGDEEADDDVPVKPEQQSFGFL; this is encoded by the coding sequence ATGGATGAGATGAAGGCCACCAGTGACGATCCGGCAGCCGCGCCGCTGCGCAAGATCATCCATGTCGATATGGACGCCTTTTTCGCCAGTGTAGAGCAGCGCGATCATCCGGAACTGCGCGGCAAGCCCGTGGCTGTGGGCGGATCAGCGCGGCGCGGCGTGGTGGCCGCGGCAAGCTATGAGGCGCGCAAATTCGGGGTGAAATCGGCCATGCCCTCGGTCACGGCGGCGCGGCGGTGCCCTGATCTGATCTTCGTCAAACATCGCTTTGATGTCTATCGAGAAGTGTCGCAGCAGATCCGTGCGATCTTTCACCAGCATACCGATCTGGTCGAACCGCTATCGCTGGATGAGGCCTATCTCGATGTTACCGAGGACAAGCAGGGGATCGGGTCAGCAACGCTAATTGCCGAGTCTATTCGCGCCAGCATAAGAGAGGAAACGCAACTCACCGCCAGTGCCGGTGTGTCATACAACAAATTTATCGCTAAAATCGCCAGCGATCAGAACAAGCCCGATGGCCTGTGCGTCATCCGCCCCGAACAGGGCCCGGACTTTGTCGCCAGCCTGCCGGTGCGACGCTTTCACGGCGTCGGCCCGCGTACAGCGGAGAAGATGGCGAGGCTGGGGATAGAAACCGGCGCCGATCTGCGCGCCCGCCCCCGCGAATGGATGCAGGAGCATTTCGGCAAATTCGCAAACTATCTCTACGGTGCCGCCCGCGGCATCGACCATCGCCCGGTCCAACCCAATCGCATCCGCAAATCCATCGGCGGCGAGCGTACCTATGGCGAGGATATCATCGCCGATGACGCAATGCGTGAAGCGCTCAACCATATTGTCGATATTGTCTGGGAGCGGATCGAAAAGAACGAGGCGCGCGGCCGCACGGTGACGCTCAAGGTCAAATATGCCGATTTCCACCAGATAACCCGCGCCCACTCGCTCGACCGCTGGGTCGAAGGCAAGGCGGAATTTGCGGAGATTGGCCATGTGCTTTTGGAAGCATTGCTACCGGTGGAGCAGGGGGTGCGGTTGTTGGGGCTGACGCTGAGTGCGTTGGATTTGGGTGGGGATGAGGAAGCGGATGATGATGTACCGGTGAAGCCGGAGCAGCAGAGCTTCGGCTTTTTGTGA
- a CDS encoding multidrug effflux MFS transporter → MDQPSSTFDQASPRVKRRFPGQREFVAMMAAMMALNALAIDAMLPAFPAIGAALDVATANDRQYVISVYIGAMGIGSLLYGPLADRYGRRPVLFTGIGVYILFSLLCALAESFTALLTFRFLQGFGAAAIGVLVTSVIRDRYSGDTMAKLMSMIFIVFMAVPVVAPTIGQAILTIAGWRWIFGVFAIAGFAVIAWVWARLPETLEPCNVKPIKPTVLANTWRMVFFNRMAMGYVLGAGLIFGGLFGFLNSSQQIFADVFDAADIFPYAFAAVAGGLALANFVNSRVVERIGARRVSHSALFAFIALSLSQIAAAYYAPESMVLFLGLATVNMAMLGFTGSNFSALAMEPFGEVAGAASSFQTFVRTVLGAIIGGSIGQFFDGTAMPMAIGFLLAGIAALALVLWCEKGKLFQRPQTCPNVPY, encoded by the coding sequence ATGGACCAACCCAGCTCCACTTTTGACCAGGCATCGCCTCGGGTGAAGCGCCGCTTCCCCGGCCAGCGCGAATTTGTCGCGATGATGGCGGCGATGATGGCGTTGAATGCGCTGGCGATCGACGCAATGCTGCCCGCCTTTCCGGCGATTGGCGCAGCGCTCGACGTGGCGACGGCGAATGACCGGCAATATGTCATCTCGGTCTATATCGGCGCGATGGGCATTGGCTCACTGCTCTATGGCCCGCTGGCCGACCGTTATGGCCGCCGCCCGGTGCTGTTCACCGGTATCGGCGTCTATATCCTGTTCTCGCTGCTCTGCGCACTGGCCGAGAGCTTTACCGCGCTGCTGACGTTCCGCTTTTTGCAGGGCTTTGGTGCGGCCGCGATTGGCGTATTGGTAACATCGGTGATCCGCGACCGCTATTCGGGCGACACCATGGCCAAGCTTATGTCGATGATCTTTATCGTCTTCATGGCGGTGCCGGTGGTCGCGCCGACTATTGGTCAGGCGATCCTAACCATCGCTGGCTGGCGCTGGATTTTCGGCGTTTTTGCCATTGCCGGTTTTGCGGTGATCGCCTGGGTTTGGGCGCGGCTGCCCGAGACGCTGGAGCCGTGCAATGTCAAACCAATCAAGCCGACTGTACTCGCCAACACCTGGCGCATGGTGTTCTTCAACCGCATGGCCATGGGCTATGTATTGGGCGCAGGTCTGATCTTTGGCGGCTTGTTCGGCTTCCTCAACAGCTCGCAACAGATTTTTGCCGATGTCTTCGATGCAGCGGATATCTTTCCCTATGCCTTTGCCGCGGTTGCGGGTGGGCTGGCACTGGCCAATTTCGTCAACAGCCGGGTGGTCGAACGCATTGGCGCACGGAGGGTATCGCACAGCGCGTTATTCGCCTTTATTGCGCTGTCTTTGAGCCAGATCGCCGCCGCGTATTATGCGCCGGAAAGCATGGTGCTGTTTCTGGGTCTGGCGACGGTCAATATGGCGATGCTCGGCTTTACCGGCTCCAATTTCAGCGCCCTTGCGATGGAGCCTTTTGGCGAGGTGGCCGGGGCAGCCTCCTCGTTCCAGACTTTTGTGCGCACCGTGTTGGGCGCTATTATCGGCGGGTCTATCGGCCAGTTTTTCGATGGCACCGCCATGCCGATGGCTATAGGCTTTCTGCTCGCAGGGATAGCGGCGCTGGCGCTGGTGCTATGGTGCGAAAAGGGCAAGCTGTTCCAGCGTCCGCAGACCTGTCCGAATGTGCCTTATTGA
- a CDS encoding SDR family NAD(P)-dependent oxidoreductase, with product MDLQKLFSLEGKVAIVTGGSRGIGKMIAEGYLAAGAKVYITARKAEVCNATAEELGENCISLPGDLSTIEGAKTFAAQFAEHESKVDILVNNAGAAWGAEFEEFPEIGWDKVMDLNVKSPFFLTQALHEQLKAAASVEEPAKVINISSIDGIRINPWETYSYQASKAALIQLTKRMAVRLLKDNIIVSGIAPGAFPSEMNKAARDAEAVVAKFIPLKRVGTAEDMAAGAIYLASRAGDYVVGTTIPIDGGIVNASAPGGGTDPEGN from the coding sequence ATGGACCTGCAAAAACTATTCTCGCTTGAAGGCAAAGTCGCCATCGTCACCGGCGGTTCGCGCGGTATCGGCAAGATGATCGCTGAGGGCTATCTCGCCGCCGGAGCCAAAGTCTATATCACTGCGCGCAAGGCAGAAGTCTGCAACGCCACCGCTGAGGAACTAGGCGAAAACTGCATCTCGCTGCCGGGTGATCTGAGCACGATTGAAGGCGCAAAAACCTTCGCCGCGCAATTTGCCGAGCATGAAAGCAAGGTCGACATTCTCGTCAACAATGCCGGTGCCGCATGGGGCGCGGAGTTTGAGGAATTCCCCGAGATTGGCTGGGACAAGGTGATGGACCTCAATGTCAAATCGCCATTCTTCCTGACTCAGGCTTTGCATGAGCAGCTCAAGGCCGCCGCTTCGGTGGAAGAACCGGCCAAGGTGATCAATATCTCCTCGATTGACGGCATTCGCATTAACCCCTGGGAGACATACAGCTATCAGGCGTCGAAAGCGGCGCTGATCCAGTTGACCAAGCGCATGGCGGTGCGTCTGCTCAAAGACAATATCATCGTCAGCGGCATTGCGCCGGGGGCTTTCCCATCGGAAATGAACAAGGCCGCTCGTGATGCCGAAGCAGTGGTTGCCAAATTCATCCCGCTGAAACGCGTCGGCACCGCCGAGGATATGGCGGCAGGTGCGATCTATCTGGCCAGCCGGGCAGGGGATTATGTGGTCGGCACCACCATTCCGATTGATGGCGGTATTGTTAACGCCTCGGCGCCAGGTGGCGGCACGGACCCTGAAGGGAATTGA
- a CDS encoding DUF4197 domain-containing protein, whose protein sequence is MRRAHLFGSTLLAIAALSTAIAPVSVTAQPVMAATAYQGFSITDILGDASDSALDKLAQPDAFYNDKDVRIGLPGPLKKASGMLRFLGNAGIANDLTRSLNDAAGRAAEEAKPVFRAAIDELTLTDGIGIVTGGDRAGTDYLRRTSGEVLREKVRPLVASALGDVGAFDQLNKLQEVQQIASLAGADISNDGLTDSVTDQAMDGIFNYIGREEAKFRDNPLEKGKGLLDGIFGK, encoded by the coding sequence ATGCGTCGTGCACATCTTTTTGGATCAACGCTCTTGGCAATCGCGGCGCTTTCGACCGCGATTGCCCCGGTTTCGGTCACGGCGCAGCCGGTGATGGCGGCCACCGCCTATCAGGGCTTTTCGATTACCGATATTTTGGGTGATGCCAGCGACAGCGCGCTCGACAAGCTGGCCCAGCCTGACGCCTTTTACAATGACAAGGATGTGCGCATCGGACTGCCCGGACCGCTCAAAAAAGCGAGCGGCATGTTGCGCTTTCTCGGCAATGCCGGGATAGCCAATGATCTGACCCGCAGTCTGAATGATGCGGCTGGCAGGGCAGCAGAAGAGGCCAAGCCGGTGTTTCGCGCCGCCATTGACGAGCTTACCCTGACCGATGGCATTGGCATTGTCACCGGCGGTGACAGGGCAGGCACCGACTATCTGCGCCGCACCTCTGGCGAAGTCTTGCGCGAAAAGGTCCGCCCGCTGGTGGCATCTGCGTTGGGCGATGTCGGCGCGTTTGATCAGCTGAACAAGCTGCAGGAGGTGCAGCAAATCGCGTCTCTCGCCGGTGCCGATATCAGTAATGATGGCCTGACTGACAGCGTCACCGATCAGGCGATGGATGGCATTTTCAACTATATTGGCCGCGAAGAAGCAAAGTTCCGCGACAATCCGCTGGAGAAGGGCAAGGGTCTGCTGGACGGGATTTTCGGCAAATAG
- the hisH gene encoding imidazole glycerol phosphate synthase subunit HisH, which translates to MAETIALIDYGAGNLHSVHNAVRAVGADVAVTADPDLVARADRIILPGVGAFAACANALRAIDGMVDALEQRVLNDAVPFLGICVGMQLLATRGIEFGSHDGLDWIGGEVRAIEPSDAVKVPHMGWNDVIPTEGNAGLLTQGEAYFLHGYHFVADDPAHVAAHSDHGGPLEAAVHRDNIIGVQFHPEKSQKYGLNFLKGFLQWKP; encoded by the coding sequence GTGGCTGAAACCATTGCGCTGATTGATTATGGCGCGGGCAATCTTCATTCGGTGCACAATGCGGTGCGCGCGGTTGGTGCAGATGTCGCCGTGACCGCCGACCCGGACCTTGTCGCTAGAGCTGACCGGATCATATTGCCCGGAGTAGGAGCCTTTGCCGCCTGCGCCAATGCCCTGCGCGCGATTGATGGTATGGTCGATGCATTGGAACAGCGGGTGCTGAATGACGCGGTTCCGTTTCTCGGCATCTGTGTCGGAATGCAGCTTTTGGCGACGCGGGGGATTGAATTTGGCAGCCATGATGGGCTGGACTGGATCGGCGGTGAAGTCCGCGCGATAGAACCCAGCGATGCGGTCAAAGTGCCACATATGGGCTGGAATGATGTGATCCCGACTGAGGGCAATGCCGGGTTGCTCACACAGGGCGAGGCCTATTTTCTGCACGGCTACCATTTTGTTGCGGATGATCCGGCGCATGTCGCGGCGCATAGCGATCATGGCGGTCCACTGGAGGCGGCGGTACATCGAGACAATATTATCGGGGTGCAGTTTCACCCGGAAAAGAGCCAGAAATATGGGCTCAATTTTCTCAAAGGGTTTTTGCAATGGAAGCCGTGA